The following nucleotide sequence is from Calditrichota bacterium.
GACTTTCGCGCCAAGCGCGGCCCGCGCGCGCATCACCTCATGGGCCCGACCCTGGATGAGCCCCTGATCGGTCACCATGGCGCCCGCCAGCACATTGACCCGGATGAAGCTGGCTCCCACCACGGCGGCTACCGAAAGGGCAGCCATTGCGTCGTTGCGCAGCACGTTCACCCCCACCGGCAAGCGCGTGGCCCGAACTAGGCGGTCTGTGACCACGGCCATGGCGGCGACGGTCACCTCCGGGACGCGATCCGGGAAGAATGGCACGTCGCCGAAGTTCTCGACGATGCAGCCATCAAATCCGCCTTGAGCGAGCGCCTCCGCATCGCGCAGCGCGGCGTCGATTACCGCGTCAAAGTCACCTGCAAAGCAGGGGCTCCCCGGCAGCGGCTGGAGGTGCACCATTCCAATGAGCGGCTGCTCGACACCAAATGTGGCGCAAAGCCAGCTACTGCTCACGCTGCCCCCCATGCGCACGACGCAGGGCCAGCTCGACAATGCGCTCGCACAACTCCGGGAACTCGATGCCTGCAGCCCGCGCCGCCTTGGGCACCAGGCTTGTACCGGTCATACCGGGCAGCGTATTCATCTCCAGGCAGTACACCTTGCCGTCCTCACCATAGCGCAGGTCCACCCGACCGTAGTCTTGGGTGTAGAGCACCTGGTAGGCCCTTACCGCCATCTCCTGGGCTTCGATGCGGATGTGCTCAGGGATCTGGGCAGGCACTTCGTAGCGGCTCTTGCCATGCGAGTACTTGCATTCATAGTCGTAGAAGCCATGTTCAGGGATGATCTCCACGACGGGCAAGGCCTCACCCGCTAGAAGCGCCACGGTGATCTCGCGGCCGGCGATGAACCGCTCGATTATCACCTCCTGCGAGTAGATGCGCGCCTTGCGCAGCGCCTCGGGCAGCTCCTCCGCCGCGGTGACTCGGCTCACGCCCACCGTGGACCCTTGATTACTCGGTTTGACCACTGCGGGAAAACCGAAACTGGCAGCCACGGCTCTGGCCACGCTTTCCCACTCCGACACTTCCCCGTCGACCAGCAGCCACTCCGGAGTACGAATACCCATGCGTTCGAAGACTCGCTTCGAGG
It contains:
- a CDS encoding D-alanine--D-alanine ligase, whose protein sequence is MKIAVLLGGYSPERDVSLASGLQIAAALRSLGHKVMLVDPALGDGPMRGKNEISQVGIGTEPPSLAQLPKDYGRHYIRCIDYLARQRIDVVFNGLHGGAGEDGTIQGLLDLAGVPYTGTGVLGSALAMNKVASKRVFERMGIRTPEWLLVDGEVSEWESVARAVAASFGFPAVVKPSNQGSTVGVSRVTAAEELPEALRKARIYSQEVIIERFIAGREITVALLAGEALPVVEIIPEHGFYDYECKYSHGKSRYEVPAQIPEHIRIEAQEMAVRAYQVLYTQDYGRVDLRYGEDGKVYCLEMNTLPGMTGTSLVPKAARAAGIEFPELCERIVELALRRAHGGQREQ
- a CDS encoding BtpA/SgcQ family protein — its product is MGGSVSSSWLCATFGVEQPLIGMVHLQPLPGSPCFAGDFDAVIDAALRDAEALAQGGFDGCIVENFGDVPFFPDRVPEVTVAAMAVVTDRLVRATRLPVGVNVLRNDAMAALSVAAVVGASFIRVNVLAGAMVTDQGLIQGRAHEVMRARAALGAKVMVLADVLVKHAVPLGEADPVRQAADLLERAGADGLIVTGRATGEAPSPAKVQQLRQAFPGATILVGSGVSPSNAPHFLPFCDGFIVGTWLKSGRGVSVERVREFVSAVRGT